DNA from Ziziphus jujuba cultivar Dongzao chromosome 2, ASM3175591v1:
TctttcatggtatcagagctcttgcgctaaagagtttttttttttttttttttttaaacgattCTTTCTTCCTTTGCTATCATGGCTGATTCATCCCCTACCTCTGTAACTGATACccagaattttgattttgacattCGATTTAGTGACACACTGGCAGAGAGATGATCAATTTGCATTGAAAAAATGTCGTTTATCAACATcgattatatatacaatatatatattatattttcaaatatattaatcgTACCACCAACGAATTGACAACTCGACTGACTCATgctttaattttaaacaaaaaccaaGTAATTATAGATATGTCTATGGCTGTCGTAGGCCTATTGGTAAACATCACTACATAATTGttgtgataaataaaaataaataataaaaaaaacttgatgTCATTGGGAAATGTATCTAgtcaaaaagccaaaaaatatgTACGAGTTatacatatcattttaatttaacTGTAACCTTCATCTCTTTTGGTGCTGTTTCTTGCGGTGTGTATATAAATGTCCCTAACCAGTTCTCAATAATCTTACACccactcaaaaaataaaaagaaaaaaacataaaattgatcTTCAGAAATGGCGGCCTTGAAGAAAATTGCTGTCTTGCAGGCAGCACTGCTGGTCCTTACAGGACTGGCTGTGTCTGCAAAAGCTGATAGGTTGGATTTCTTCAAGCTCCTCACTTCCAACAATCAAAAATCTGGTATGataaactcatatatatatatatatatatacatatccttCTATTATATCAGAAATATCTACCAAGATAGATTAAtttacttattatatatatatatacatatattttgttgggtatAACCAGTGGATGGTTACAAAAGACCAGATATTCCAGCGTGCTGCGATAAGTGCATCTGCACGAAGAGCATACCACCGCAGTGCAGATGCACTGACGTCTTTATCGGCGACAAGCGGTGCAAGAACTGTCAATGGTGCATATGCAATCTCAGCATCCCACCGCAGTGTCAGTGCCTTGATATTAAGGACTACTGCGATCCACCATGCTcatcctcctcctccaccaCTCAGATCATCAAACAAGTGGCTGCCTGATCCACATGATCAGAGACTAATAAATCCAacgttattttatatatatctatgttatGTATCATGCCACATGATCGTGTGCTCCATGATCTACTAGCTAGTGTTTATTGTCTTCAATTTGGCTCAATGGCTGGCTGTTGTTGAGGCTTTAATAttctacacatatatacatatatatatatatatatatatatctatatatgtactCGTGaagactaataaaaaataattaatgttggGTTCTAAAACTTCaactttcttatttatttattgtgtagaTTAAAGTTTCATTACTAGTCTACCGTGTTTAAACCCTTATGCCTGTTATTTGCTTAtttagtgtgtgtatatatgtgtgtgtgtatatatatatatatatattttttttttttcttttttgccgaAAGCTTGCTTAGCTTTGTCATTGATGATTTTGGGATTCAAAAAGTAAAATTCGGTCATGCTCTTTGTGTAATAGGGCCAGACCCCAGTTTGGGTGAACCTCTAGAATGAGGATTCGGCTTAAAGCCCTGTTTCGTGTTCTCAAGAGCCAACCATATTGAAGAAAGcccaattttaccaaaaaatcaaaaggtcaaaaaagtaaagaaatccaaaaaacaaaaaaaaataacggCAAAGGAGAATTTAGGAGAACTATGGCATGACTATTCAaagggtttttctttttctgatttttatttatctttagcCTTTtgataaaaggaaagaaactAACGCCAAATGAAATTGAACAAGatctagatttttatttttgttaattgacGTGGCAATCATTCATTTGTGGGTGACAAGCGCATCATCCCTGCCCCTCCTGACTGGGGCATGGAGCTAGGAATTTGGGGATGGTTCCATTGTTGAGGTGCTTGTGGAAGTTTATGGAAGCTCTAAAGAAAATTCGAGCTTAGAGAGCAGCTCAAGTTTAAGAAAACaattcataattaataattttttttttgggcaaaatttaatttccatcAAATTGTATGTGCCCCCAATCGctcattattttgtttattttttgttgttttaatttgtttaagttggGAGACTGGGTcttattgtgaaaaaaaaaaaaaatgccatttATCACAATCCATGCTATGCTAGCACGATGGAATATCTGGTTTACAAAATGAGTAATTCTACATACATTGgtctattaatatatttattaaaaatatatagtaacgttattatttgattatttaatatgttaatataattttaaaatagataagtgaacatttaaaaaataaatgttattaaatataaacaaatcagataataatatatatattttttatagatatattgataaattagatagtGCAcgttttattattcttataaaaCATTTCACTTATTAGTTAAGGTAACAATAAAATGCAAGTTTAAATTACAATTATGATGAAATACATAACAGATAATTAATACAAGTATGATGAAATACGTGCCCGGGTAATTTATATTATCAAAGTGAATTTTACGGCTTGTAATTTTTGTCATGCAGGTAAATATGTTGTGTGCTATAACAACTTGATTTGTTCCATACAGATACACAACTTAGAGAATGGTACCGTTGAAATATATAGTCGAAAGGGTGAACGAAATCCCACAAAAGTATCCTGATGTTGTTGCTGCAGTTTCAAAGTTAGACTCTTTTTACATAGTTaatgtatttcattttaaattggaataaattacataaacatAACTTGCAGTTCGCAATTTTCTCCACGTATACCccattgtttttaataattacacAAACTTCCCCTTACATCATGAACTCTATTTCAATAACTAAATGACAACTAAAAGAAAGCTGTTGATGCtggaagataaaaatttttGCAGTTGGTACACGGATTTATAAAGAAAGGACAAGGTATATTTGTCATCAGAAAAAGATTAACACTCGTTGATACATAATCTTTACAGTTTGACTGACATAAGGGGAGATGTGCAATGAAACTAAAACATAAAGGCAATTGTGCgtaatagtttttttaaaaaaacaagtaGGGTGTATATGATAAAACTATAAACTACAAGGagtttttatgtaatttaaccttttaaatTTGATTACGTGTGTGAGACTTGCTGCAAATCCAGAGTTTATACTATTGGTATGAAACAAATTTGAATGGACCTTGTATATCCTTTCCTGTCAGGTTGCTATTAATCCAGTTTCACAATAATGCTTGTGGGAATTTCTGCTGGGCTATGTATTCATCATTATTAATTCAACTAAAACATTAAAATCAATACATTAAGGAAAGTAACACATTAAAATTCTAAGAATTAAAATTTCCGAGCAAGTTTATATGAGTAGAGATTCACTTTTTTTCCAAAATGCAGGTTTTTGGTAGGACTTGCAAATTGATATTTGAAGTATAGCTAGCTCttcatgtgtttgtgtgtttgtATACTAAGACACAGGCTTTGCCACGTTGCTGCTTTATGCAAAGTGTtctttttgctcttttttttcctGAGAGCTCTTTATGTAGCGCTACCATTCATGTTATACAGCAATTTTCTATTGTTCGTCTCagctttgtttttcaatttttattgacGTCTTGCACGTTAAAGAAGTCATCTGTGAcaccatttattttttattgtaaactgGTTGCTCATGACCACAAAATCCAGAAAATTCtgcctttttagtttttatttatttatttaagtttttataATTCGGATTGAGCATTTCCTATTCATAATGTAAATTTGCCATGAAAACTAAATGGCGCTCACGTTGTCTACTACTAAAGAGGTTCAATCTTAATTTACTACAAGCATATAACTACCTTTTCTTGTTTAGCTATAAGGAATGCGTGTAAATTAAGCTAGAGCTGACTCTGTATCAACTGCCTTTTCTTGTTTAGCTATAAGAAATGCCCGTAAATTAATATAACCAAAAACCAAATTCCATTACATTACCTAGTTTATTCCAATCAACATTGACACTATGACAGTAGCTAGAGCTAACTCTGTATCGACTCtttagacaaaataaattaCCAATTATACAGAATAATTACTCATGTATCATTTCCAACTCTTGCTTCATATTCGTTGTTGCTTTTGGCATATGTGTATTCATCATTTTTGTACCCGTAGAGGCAAAAGGATTACGAGGCATGGTTAATTTATCTACACCTTCCAACATTTGAACCACAGTCTTCATGGAAGGACGATCTCCGGGATGCCATTGAATGCACCAGAGTCCCACAATTGCAATTTTCTTTGCAACCTTGGCATCTCCTTCATCATCAATATGGATCCTCaagtcttctccttcttccagCAGATTGTATATCCATTCTGGATAGTAAATTTGGTCAACATTCTCCACAGTCTCATCTACATTTTTTCTCCCACCAACCATTTCAAGCAACAACATTCCGAAACTATAAACATCGGACTTATAAGAAACATGCCCAAAGTTCCTAGAAAAAACTTCAGGGGCTGTGTACCCCAAGGTCCCTCTAGAGTCATTGATACCAAGCTTTGATCCTTGGAACACAACTTTTCCAGACCAAAATCAGAAATCTTTGGTGTAAAGTTATTATCAAGTAAGACATTATTAGCCTTGATATCGAAATGGAGGATTCTCTGATCGCAGCCCTGGTGGAGATATTCGATCCCCTTAGCTATGCCCACTGTAATATCTTGCATGGTCTCCCAGTTAAGAGAACATTTTTGCCTTGATCTATGGAGGCAATGTACTTTTGTAGTGTGTCATTTGGTAAGAACTCATAAACAAGAGTTCTTCTAAACCCATCAGCACAAAATCCAACCAAGCGAACCACATTGACATGGTGAATTCGGCCAATGGTGCTCACTTCATTGACAAAATCTTCTCCCTTTCCTTTGGAGTTGTTTAGGATCTTCACAGCAACAAGGATGTCATTTGAAAGCTTTCCTTTGAACACTGTTCCATGGGCTCCTTCACTAAGCTTGTCCTTGAATTGGTTTGTAATCTTCTTAACATCAGCATATGAATATCTGAAGGGCTTAAAGGCTCTGTAATCCTCCAAAAACTTTTCAATCTTCATTCGGCTTTCTCtatcatttttatcttttcgGTAGACACGATAGACGAATGCTATGATCGCTGGTACAAGGACAGAGATACCTACGGTACCACCtgatcaataaaaaatattccaaGTCAAGAACTGTGccatttcttaattaattactaattacaaTCAATAAACTCACCAGCAAACACTGCTTTTATTAATACACCTGTAAGAGAGAATCAATTACTCAACAAGCTTTCAATTAATGCACATCGAAATTAGTATATAAATAAGTTCGTCAAATATAAATGATTGTTTTTTAAGTTGTAAAATCTATTTTTGAGATATCTTTGATGATTTTGCATCCAATGAAATAAGAAACTATGGTGGATTTTGATATAGAAACTATTGCGTACCTTTTCCAAAACATGCAGTTTCATGTTGAGTGTTATTGTTCTTGAAATTACATGTCTGGCCTTTTGCTTCACAAGCTCCACATTTTGGTTTAGACCATTTCAACTGAATATCATTCACTAATTGGCTGGACTTTTCATCTAAGTAGCCTGGTAAGTCGTACAGCTTGGTACAAGACAAAAAGAAACGGTGGTAATTGATATAATAACcagaatcaactaaataaaTCCGATACCTTGAGTCACCGGAGCAGGAGACTGTTGGCTGT
Protein-coding regions in this window:
- the LOC132799180 gene encoding Bowman-Birk type seed trypsin and chymotrypsin inhibitor-like, giving the protein MAALKKIAVLQAALLVLTGLAVSAKADRLDFFKLLTSNNQKSVDGYKRPDIPACCDKCICTKSIPPQCRCTDVFIGDKRCKNCQWCICNLSIPPQCQCLDIKDYCDPPCSSSSSTTQIIKQVAA